A single Oleidesulfovibrio alaskensis DSM 16109 DNA region contains:
- the rpmA gene encoding 50S ribosomal protein L27 — translation MAHKKAGGSSKNGRDSNAQRRGVKRFGGQSVLAGNILVRQLGTKVHPGNNVGLGKDYTLFAKCDGVVTYEKFTRKRRVLTRVHVLPAEQ, via the coding sequence ATGGCACATAAAAAGGCAGGCGGCAGTTCCAAGAACGGTCGCGACTCTAACGCCCAACGGCGTGGCGTAAAACGCTTCGGTGGACAGTCCGTTCTGGCTGGCAACATTCTTGTCCGTCAGCTGGGCACCAAAGTTCACCCCGGTAACAACGTGGGTCTGGGTAAAGACTACACCCTGTTCGCCAAGTGCGACGGCGTGGTGACCTACGAAAAATTTACCCGTAAGAGAAGGGTTCTCACCCGCGTGCACGTGCTGCCCGCGGAGCAGTAA
- the proB gene encoding glutamate 5-kinase, translated as MDWQTERGQVLDSARRVVIKVGSAVLTSGNGLDVGVVDNLVAQIADLHGRGVDVVLVSSGAVSAGRAVLRRCCEIKGMPHKQAASAVGQSRLMHYYDEAFGRHGIISAQILLTKDDLRSRHRFLNARNTFAALMDWHAVPIVNENDTVAVRELEFGDNDSLASLLLNVVDADLFINLTSAGGVYADNPDTNPDARVMECIENVHGLNLDVMCGGKTAVGSGGMYSKLLAARRAAQLGVPTLILPGRKPDAMLRAFAGDEPGTWVRPEKKTVSARKFWLAYHADPTGSVVVDDGAVKALEAGKSLLPAGIIGVEGGFGRGALVRVTSAAGAVVAVGLSNYPAADLRRIMGHRTAELTAILGDNQYPEAIHRDNMLMDAVV; from the coding sequence ATGGACTGGCAGACCGAGCGCGGGCAGGTTCTGGATTCCGCCCGCAGAGTGGTTATCAAGGTGGGGAGTGCGGTGCTTACTTCCGGCAACGGGCTGGATGTGGGCGTGGTGGATAATCTGGTGGCCCAGATTGCCGACCTGCACGGCCGCGGCGTAGATGTGGTGCTGGTGTCCTCCGGTGCGGTTTCGGCCGGGCGTGCCGTGCTGCGGCGCTGCTGCGAGATAAAAGGCATGCCGCACAAGCAGGCGGCATCGGCCGTGGGGCAGAGCCGTCTCATGCATTATTATGACGAGGCGTTCGGCAGACACGGCATTATTTCCGCGCAGATACTGCTCACCAAGGACGACCTGCGCAGCCGTCACCGTTTTCTTAACGCCCGCAACACGTTTGCGGCACTTATGGACTGGCATGCCGTGCCCATTGTCAATGAAAACGACACAGTGGCCGTACGCGAACTGGAATTCGGCGACAATGACAGTCTGGCCAGTCTGCTGCTGAATGTGGTGGATGCCGACCTGTTCATCAATCTGACATCGGCCGGCGGAGTATATGCCGACAACCCCGACACCAACCCCGATGCGCGTGTCATGGAATGCATAGAAAATGTGCACGGGCTTAATCTGGACGTGATGTGCGGCGGTAAAACCGCTGTGGGGTCGGGCGGCATGTATTCAAAATTGCTGGCGGCACGGCGGGCAGCACAGCTTGGGGTGCCCACGCTTATTCTGCCCGGACGCAAGCCCGATGCCATGCTGCGGGCTTTTGCCGGTGACGAACCCGGAACATGGGTGCGACCGGAAAAGAAAACTGTTTCGGCACGCAAATTCTGGCTGGCGTATCACGCCGATCCCACAGGATCGGTGGTGGTGGATGACGGTGCTGTAAAAGCGCTTGAGGCGGGCAAAAGCCTGCTGCCTGCCGGAATCATCGGTGTTGAAGGGGGCTTCGGGCGTGGTGCGCTTGTGCGTGTCACTTCTGCGGCCGGTGCCGTGGTGGCGGTGGGCCTCAGCAACTATCCCGCCGCCGACCTGCGGCGCATCATGGGCCACCGCACGGCGGAACTTACGGCCATTCTGGGTGACAACCAGTACCCGGAAGCCATCCACCGCGATAATATGCTGATGGACGCCGTGGTGTGA
- the rplU gene encoding 50S ribosomal protein L21, producing MYAIIETGGKQFRVEEGCKIFVEKLAADAGSEIAIDKVLMLGGDKFAVGAPYVENAKVTAEVIEHGRGEKVITFRKWRRNDSRKKQGHRQDYTALKIKTITA from the coding sequence ATGTACGCGATTATCGAAACGGGTGGCAAGCAGTTCCGTGTCGAAGAAGGCTGCAAGATCTTCGTCGAAAAGCTGGCCGCCGATGCCGGTAGCGAAATTGCTATTGATAAAGTTCTCATGCTCGGCGGCGACAAGTTCGCTGTGGGCGCTCCCTATGTGGAAAACGCCAAGGTGACCGCCGAAGTTATCGAGCATGGCCGTGGTGAAAAGGTCATCACTTTCCGCAAGTGGCGTCGTAACGACTCCCGCAAGAAACAGGGCCACCGTCAGGACTACACTGCCCTGAAAATCAAGACCATTACGGCCTAA
- a CDS encoding redox-sensing transcriptional repressor Rex, whose translation MSVKSEHIPRATIQRLAVYVQVLESLQRDGTEVISSEPLAKACNVNASQIRKDLAYFGEFGVRGVGYYVKNLIESITSALGVDREWKTVLIGVGNLGRALLNHKEFKLRGFHIVGAFDCDPFKIGEEISGLEVVCTKRLKERVGDLGVEIGIITTPPERAQRAANHLIEAGIKGILNYAPARITVPDDVSVEYVDFFHHLYALSFNITFNKNK comes from the coding sequence ATGAGCGTTAAGAGCGAACATATCCCCCGTGCGACTATCCAGCGACTGGCCGTTTATGTGCAGGTGCTGGAAAGCCTGCAGCGGGACGGCACCGAGGTAATCTCGTCCGAGCCACTGGCCAAGGCCTGCAATGTCAACGCATCCCAGATACGTAAAGACCTTGCGTATTTCGGTGAATTCGGCGTTCGTGGTGTCGGCTACTACGTCAAAAATCTCATCGAATCCATCACCAGCGCACTGGGCGTTGACCGTGAATGGAAAACGGTGCTGATAGGCGTGGGCAACCTTGGACGCGCCCTGCTGAACCACAAGGAATTCAAGCTGCGCGGTTTTCACATTGTGGGCGCATTCGACTGCGACCCCTTCAAGATCGGCGAAGAAATTTCCGGTCTGGAAGTAGTGTGCACCAAGCGGCTGAAAGAACGTGTGGGAGATCTGGGCGTGGAAATAGGTATAATCACCACCCCGCCGGAACGTGCGCAACGTGCTGCAAACCACCTGATTGAAGCGGGTATAAAAGGCATACTGAACTATGCTCCGGCGCGTATCACCGTGCCGGATGATGTTTCCGTGGAGTATGTGGACTTTTTCCACCATCTCTACGCGCTGTCTTTCAATATCACGTTCAACAAAAACAAATAG
- a CDS encoding AtpZ/AtpI family protein, translating to MFFKNQFKVKDRSYFDALTVAGSMGLHMVTHTLVGGVAGYYLDEWLGTKPWLLLTFLIFGIVAGFRSVFQDTKRLSRKQAKSDAEKFDSKD from the coding sequence ATGTTCTTTAAGAATCAGTTCAAGGTCAAAGACAGGTCGTACTTTGACGCGCTGACCGTAGCCGGTTCCATGGGACTGCATATGGTCACGCACACTCTCGTGGGGGGAGTGGCAGGGTACTATCTTGATGAATGGTTAGGGACCAAGCCCTGGCTGCTTCTGACTTTTCTGATATTCGGCATCGTTGCCGGATTCAGAAGTGTCTTTCAGGACACGAAGAGACTGTCGAGAAAACAGGCGAAGAGCGATGCTGAGAAGTTTGATTCTAAGGATTGA
- a CDS encoding adenosylcobinamide-GDP ribazoletransferase → MPEQQPPATASGLLIREWQVFLDGLAFMTRLNPARMIAEGALAATMRQMPLYGLLIGALCTVPLWTGMTAGHALAGSWLYVGLGMWLTRGLHWDGWADLWDAWGSSATGDRFWQIMKDSRTGAFGVMAIVLGMGGQMMCSAEILQGMPAAQAAGVLIWAPALGRTACVLLSFSGTQAACSSLGRQFLDGATPAALGISVVLCAFSGVWLTGVRILLLSLVFLAPGIIALRRLSRRQNGLNGDFMGAIIIWGELSALLAGALA, encoded by the coding sequence ATGCCTGAACAGCAGCCTCCTGCCACCGCGTCCGGTTTACTGATCCGTGAGTGGCAGGTATTTCTGGACGGTCTGGCCTTTATGACGCGGCTGAACCCCGCCCGTATGATTGCCGAAGGAGCTCTGGCCGCCACCATGCGTCAGATGCCGCTGTACGGGCTGCTCATCGGGGCATTGTGCACGGTGCCGCTGTGGACGGGAATGACTGCGGGGCATGCGCTGGCCGGCAGCTGGCTGTATGTGGGGCTGGGCATGTGGCTTACACGCGGACTGCACTGGGACGGCTGGGCCGACCTGTGGGATGCATGGGGCAGCAGCGCAACCGGTGACAGGTTCTGGCAGATAATGAAAGACAGCCGTACCGGTGCATTCGGCGTCATGGCCATAGTGCTCGGCATGGGCGGCCAGATGATGTGTTCTGCCGAGATACTGCAGGGCATGCCTGCGGCACAGGCGGCAGGAGTGCTCATATGGGCGCCTGCACTGGGACGCACGGCATGCGTGCTGTTGTCCTTTTCCGGCACACAGGCAGCGTGTTCGTCACTCGGCAGGCAGTTTCTTGATGGCGCCACCCCTGCAGCGCTCGGCATCAGCGTAGTGCTGTGCGCCTTTTCCGGCGTCTGGCTGACAGGTGTCAGAATTCTGTTGCTTTCGCTGGTGTTTCTAGCTCCCGGCATTATTGCCCTCAGGCGGCTTTCGCGCAGGCAAAACGGCCTCAACGGCGATTTTATGGGCGCAATAATCATATGGGGCGAACTCTCGGCCCTGCTGGCGGGTGCTCTGGCCTGA
- the rlmD gene encoding 23S rRNA (uracil(1939)-C(5))-methyltransferase RlmD: MNTPTTPAEGDILHLQPHTLTTGGRALARHGRLAVFIDNALPGQTVTARVTRCRKNYAEATLLGVTAAADYQTEPFCRHFAECGGCSWQHMPYAMQLEWKQRLVHDAFVRIGRIAEPPVLPALASPAQRFFRNKMEFAFENDSPQGIRLGLRARGSHDVINISECQLQSQRCVRIVDSVRRWAAQTGLTAWDVRGGEGFFRYLVIRETLYTGQCMVQLITGPEKTGGNAGARAVRQLGDLLAESGEGITSFIHGERRSPVQAAYAEKTLYSTGDSHLTEQLNGRTFTMAPHAFFQTNTAATEILSRTAADYAGQGGVLWDLYCGVGTMGLGMADQVTSVTGMEVSEEAVQFATLNARNQQVPQARFLAGDVRRLLIRHKEKPDIVITDPPRAGMHPDVLSALISRAPRKIVYISCDPATQARDAAALTDSYRLEAVQPVDMFPHSAHIESVALFSIR, translated from the coding sequence ATGAACACCCCGACCACTCCCGCCGAAGGCGACATACTGCACCTGCAGCCGCACACACTGACCACCGGAGGCCGCGCTCTGGCCCGCCACGGCAGACTGGCCGTTTTCATCGACAACGCGCTGCCCGGCCAGACAGTGACAGCCCGCGTGACCAGATGCCGCAAAAATTATGCAGAAGCCACACTGCTTGGCGTTACCGCTGCCGCAGACTATCAGACCGAGCCTTTTTGCCGCCATTTTGCAGAATGCGGCGGGTGCAGCTGGCAGCACATGCCGTATGCCATGCAGCTGGAATGGAAGCAGCGTCTGGTGCACGACGCTTTTGTGCGCATCGGCAGAATTGCGGAACCGCCCGTCCTGCCCGCGCTGGCATCGCCCGCACAGCGCTTCTTTCGCAATAAAATGGAATTTGCTTTTGAAAATGACAGTCCGCAAGGAATCCGCCTTGGTCTGCGCGCCAGAGGTTCGCATGACGTGATCAATATAAGCGAGTGCCAGCTGCAGTCGCAGCGCTGCGTGCGCATCGTGGATTCGGTAAGGCGCTGGGCCGCACAGACCGGACTGACAGCATGGGACGTGCGCGGCGGAGAAGGATTTTTCCGCTATCTTGTCATCCGCGAAACTCTGTATACCGGCCAGTGTATGGTACAGTTGATTACCGGTCCGGAAAAAACCGGCGGCAATGCGGGAGCCCGTGCGGTCAGACAGCTCGGCGATCTGCTGGCAGAGAGCGGCGAAGGTATCACATCCTTTATACATGGCGAACGCCGCTCGCCCGTACAGGCCGCGTATGCCGAAAAGACCTTGTACAGCACAGGAGACAGCCACCTGACGGAACAACTGAACGGCAGGACGTTCACCATGGCTCCGCATGCCTTTTTCCAGACCAACACAGCGGCGACGGAGATTCTGAGCAGAACCGCCGCTGACTATGCCGGTCAGGGCGGCGTACTGTGGGACCTGTACTGCGGAGTGGGCACCATGGGACTGGGCATGGCTGATCAGGTAACGTCGGTGACGGGCATGGAAGTATCTGAAGAAGCCGTACAGTTCGCCACACTGAACGCCCGTAATCAGCAGGTGCCGCAGGCCCGTTTTTTGGCGGGCGATGTACGCAGACTGCTTATCAGGCACAAGGAAAAACCCGACATAGTCATCACGGACCCGCCCCGCGCCGGCATGCATCCCGATGTGCTCTCGGCTCTCATATCCCGCGCACCGCGCAAAATTGTCTACATATCGTGCGATCCGGCCACGCAGGCGCGTGACGCAGCGGCTCTGACAGACAGCTACCGGCTTGAAGCTGTGCAGCCCGTTGATATGTTTCCTCATTCTGCGCATATAGAAAGCGTCGCCCTGTTTTCAATACGATGA
- the atpE gene encoding ATP synthase F0 subunit C, producing the protein MRKFLMIALNTLAILSVASLAFAADGGAGDGLVLFGAAIGMAIAAAGCGIGQGMGLKAACEGTARNPEAGGKIMVTLILGLAFVESLAIYALVVNLMLLFR; encoded by the coding sequence ATGCGCAAGTTTCTGATGATCGCCCTGAACACCCTGGCTATTCTTTCTGTCGCAAGCCTCGCATTCGCCGCTGACGGCGGTGCCGGCGACGGCCTCGTCCTCTTCGGTGCAGCCATCGGTATGGCTATCGCCGCTGCAGGTTGCGGTATCGGTCAGGGCATGGGCCTGAAGGCTGCTTGTGAAGGCACCGCCCGCAATCCCGAAGCCGGCGGCAAAATCATGGTTACCCTGATTCTGGGCCTTGCCTTTGTTGAATCTCTGGCAATTTACGCCCTCGTTGTTAACCTGATGCTGCTCTTCCGGTAG
- the rfbA gene encoding glucose-1-phosphate thymidylyltransferase RfbA: protein MKGIILAGGSGTRLYPITRGACKQLLPVYDKPMIYYPLSVLMLAGIREVCIISTPADLPRFRDILGDGSALGLSFSYIEQPSPDGLAQAFVLARDFIAGQPVCLILGDNLFYGTGLATLLENSARLQQGGIVFGYKVRDPERYGVVEFDKNARVISIEEKPQSPKSRYAVTGLYFYDGRVADVAAGLTPSARGELEITDLNNEYLKQGRLQVEFLGRGVAWLDTGTFESLHQASSFVRAVQDRQGLKIACIEEIAYRKGYICADRLRELAAPMMKNEYGKYLMEVASEALR from the coding sequence ATGAAAGGCATCATTCTGGCGGGCGGTTCAGGCACGCGCCTGTACCCCATCACCCGCGGCGCCTGCAAACAGCTGCTGCCGGTATATGACAAGCCCATGATATATTATCCGCTTTCCGTGCTGATGCTGGCAGGCATCCGCGAGGTGTGCATCATCTCCACGCCTGCCGACCTGCCGCGTTTCCGCGATATTCTGGGCGACGGTTCCGCGCTGGGGCTCAGCTTTTCCTACATTGAACAGCCAAGCCCCGACGGACTGGCTCAGGCTTTTGTACTGGCACGCGACTTCATTGCCGGTCAGCCTGTCTGCCTTATACTGGGCGACAACCTGTTTTACGGCACCGGACTTGCCACCCTGCTCGAAAATTCCGCACGCCTGCAGCAGGGGGGCATCGTTTTCGGCTACAAGGTGCGCGACCCCGAACGGTACGGCGTGGTGGAATTTGATAAAAACGCGCGTGTGATCAGCATAGAAGAAAAGCCGCAGAGCCCCAAGTCGCGCTATGCCGTCACCGGACTGTATTTTTATGACGGCCGTGTGGCCGATGTGGCGGCCGGGCTGACTCCGTCTGCCAGAGGCGAGCTGGAAATAACCGACCTGAACAACGAGTACCTGAAACAAGGCAGGCTGCAGGTGGAATTTCTGGGACGCGGCGTGGCGTGGCTGGACACCGGCACATTTGAGTCACTGCATCAGGCATCGTCTTTTGTACGCGCGGTACAGGACAGACAGGGCCTGAAAATAGCCTGCATTGAAGAAATCGCCTACCGCAAGGGATACATCTGCGCCGACAGACTGCGCGAACTGGCAGCCCCCATGATGAAAAACGAATACGGCAAGTACCTCATGGAGGTCGCCTCCGAAGCGTTGCGCTAG
- the fliJ gene encoding flagellar export protein FliJ translates to MAGSFKFKLQQVLDYRTQLEEQAKMEFARAQQQYRHQTALVEQLRRKLDIQLQQLYASPTMSQAERWLAHNYIQAIKQDIQAAEQRLLQTAQQLTRARQNLIQKAQERKLLDKLKSKQAERHDLEEKLKEQHTNDETATLRYQPPSF, encoded by the coding sequence ATGGCGGGGTCTTTCAAATTCAAGCTGCAGCAGGTATTGGACTACCGGACGCAGCTTGAAGAGCAGGCAAAGATGGAATTTGCCCGTGCCCAGCAGCAGTACCGCCATCAGACGGCTCTGGTGGAACAGCTCCGCCGCAAGCTTGATATCCAGCTGCAGCAGCTGTATGCATCGCCCACCATGAGTCAGGCGGAACGCTGGCTGGCGCACAACTATATTCAGGCCATCAAGCAGGACATTCAGGCCGCGGAACAACGCCTGCTGCAGACAGCCCAGCAACTGACCCGCGCGCGGCAGAACCTCATCCAGAAAGCGCAGGAGCGCAAACTGCTGGACAAGCTGAAAAGCAAACAGGCCGAGCGGCATGATCTGGAAGAAAAGCTGAAGGAACAACACACCAATGACGAAACAGCCACACTTCGCTACCAGCCTCCGTCTTTCTAA
- the atpB gene encoding F0F1 ATP synthase subunit A, producing the protein MASGLPHPVLLSDLVGLGHINVGGQSVEFKHVFYTWCVMAMLFAVSFIVRGKIKMVPGKLQNIFEVIIGGLEEFVVSITGEDGRKVYPVLIVFFLFILCMNLTGLVPGFDAPTANINTTASLALFCFIYYNYIGIQRWGAGYIKHFMGPMWWLSPLMLPLELISHTARPLSLSLRLFGNIRGEEFVLILFFMLAPIIGTIPIYFLFTLAKVLQAFIFFMLATIYLKGSLEHAH; encoded by the coding sequence ATGGCAAGTGGGCTGCCGCATCCGGTACTCCTCAGTGATCTGGTCGGACTGGGTCACATCAATGTCGGCGGACAATCCGTCGAATTCAAGCACGTTTTTTACACATGGTGTGTCATGGCGATGCTGTTCGCGGTTTCATTCATTGTCCGCGGCAAAATCAAAATGGTTCCCGGAAAACTGCAGAACATCTTCGAAGTCATCATCGGAGGACTTGAAGAGTTTGTAGTTTCCATCACGGGCGAAGACGGACGCAAGGTTTACCCTGTCCTCATCGTCTTTTTCCTTTTCATTCTCTGCATGAACCTGACCGGTCTTGTGCCCGGCTTTGACGCGCCGACCGCGAACATCAACACCACCGCTTCGCTGGCGCTGTTCTGCTTTATCTACTACAACTACATCGGCATCCAACGCTGGGGCGCCGGTTACATCAAACACTTCATGGGACCCATGTGGTGGCTTTCGCCCCTCATGCTGCCGCTGGAACTTATCAGCCACACCGCCCGTCCGCTTTCGCTCTCTCTGCGTCTGTTCGGTAACATCCGCGGTGAAGAATTCGTGCTGATTCTGTTCTTCATGCTGGCACCCATCATCGGCACAATTCCGATCTACTTCCTGTTCACTCTGGCCAAGGTACTGCAGGCGTTCATCTTCTTCATGCTCGCCACCATCTACCTTAAAGGCTCTCTGGAACACGCCCACTAA
- the obgE gene encoding GTPase ObgE, with the protein MRFVDEAVIKAISGNGGHGCVSFRREKFIPRGGPDGGDGGNGGNVVFKASTRLLSLYDFRLKRVYQAENGRPGQGSQMHGRGGKDLVVEMPVGTLVFERGENGAESLIADLSEPDVEVVIAHGGRGGKGNEHFKSSTMQAPRFSQPGEPGEEKSLRLELKILADAGLLGLPNAGKSTFISQVSAAKPKIAAYPFTTLVPNLGVMMDEFDPDRRMVIADIPGLIEGAHEGQGLGHRFLKHVERTRFLVHILSIEDVDMENPWAGFDLINDELQRFDETLGSREQIQVVNKIDLLPPEEVDGLRARAEADGRRIFFISALEGEGLDAVVSEMWRMLAELDRNVPLDSSRQIEPEPEEEFDVEVVWVRE; encoded by the coding sequence ATGCGTTTTGTAGACGAAGCAGTAATCAAAGCTATTTCTGGCAACGGCGGCCATGGCTGTGTTTCTTTCCGCCGAGAAAAATTCATTCCCAGAGGCGGACCGGACGGCGGGGACGGCGGAAATGGCGGAAATGTGGTCTTCAAGGCATCCACTCGCCTGCTCAGCCTGTACGATTTCCGTCTGAAGCGGGTATATCAGGCAGAAAACGGCCGTCCCGGCCAGGGCAGCCAGATGCACGGCCGCGGCGGCAAGGATCTGGTGGTGGAAATGCCCGTGGGCACGCTGGTTTTCGAGCGCGGTGAAAACGGTGCCGAAAGCCTTATCGCCGATCTTTCGGAGCCGGACGTAGAAGTCGTCATTGCCCACGGTGGCCGTGGCGGCAAGGGAAATGAACATTTCAAGTCATCCACCATGCAGGCTCCCCGTTTTTCACAGCCGGGCGAACCGGGCGAAGAAAAATCTCTGAGGCTTGAGCTTAAAATTCTGGCGGATGCCGGTCTGCTGGGTCTGCCCAATGCCGGTAAGTCGACTTTCATATCTCAGGTTTCGGCGGCAAAGCCTAAAATCGCCGCGTACCCTTTCACCACGCTTGTGCCCAATCTGGGCGTGATGATGGATGAATTTGATCCGGACAGACGCATGGTCATCGCCGACATTCCGGGCCTGATTGAAGGTGCTCACGAAGGGCAGGGACTGGGGCACCGTTTTCTCAAGCACGTGGAGCGCACACGTTTTCTGGTACACATTCTGAGCATAGAAGATGTGGACATGGAAAACCCGTGGGCCGGTTTCGACCTGATCAACGACGAACTGCAGCGTTTTGACGAAACGCTGGGCAGCCGCGAACAGATTCAGGTTGTCAACAAAATAGACCTGCTGCCTCCTGAAGAGGTTGACGGGCTGCGCGCAAGAGCCGAAGCTGACGGCCGCCGGATTTTCTTCATTTCCGCTCTGGAAGGTGAAGGACTGGACGCGGTTGTAAGTGAAATGTGGCGAATGCTCGCCGAACTGGACAGGAATGTTCCTCTTGATTCTTCGCGCCAGATAGAGCCTGAACCCGAAGAGGAATTTGATGTGGAAGTAGTCTGGGTGCGCGAATAG
- a CDS encoding SAM hydrolase/SAM-dependent halogenase family protein — translation MQPIVLLTDFGLSDPYVGQMKAVLHTLVPDAPVLDLSHGVPPHGVMQAAFFLAASARYYPAGTLFVAVVDPGVGTGRPLLYAESAGRFFLAPDNGLLTCVLGQDARIFRLESTAQQTAFACVRCASLKPATEQYHADAHPMQTVPPSATFHGRDIFAPLAAMLRRGPATGLPAHPVRPEDITTPDWNRARGSSSRLEATVMHVDRFGNLLLNASAEQWLPVVDAWQKRTGSAAGVVMRHENHPPVMLHVVETYALLPHLTDSVPARVTVSDRVTVSNRVTASNGVTVSAGSPAGLLASSQGYLEIACNCRPASQVLGLRTGSNIILTPAENSHA, via the coding sequence ATGCAACCAATTGTATTACTGACTGATTTTGGCCTGTCAGACCCATATGTGGGACAAATGAAGGCTGTACTGCACACCCTTGTTCCCGACGCTCCCGTGCTCGACCTGAGCCACGGTGTTCCGCCGCACGGAGTCATGCAGGCAGCTTTTTTTCTGGCAGCCAGCGCGCGGTATTATCCGGCAGGCACACTCTTTGTGGCCGTGGTTGACCCCGGAGTGGGCACCGGCAGACCGCTGCTGTATGCCGAATCAGCAGGCAGGTTTTTTCTGGCACCGGACAACGGGCTGCTGACCTGCGTGCTGGGGCAGGACGCCCGCATATTCCGGCTGGAAAGTACCGCACAGCAAACCGCATTTGCCTGTGTCCGCTGTGCCAGCCTGAAGCCTGCCACAGAACAATACCATGCGGATGCCCACCCGATGCAAACAGTGCCGCCGTCGGCCACCTTTCACGGACGTGACATTTTTGCCCCGCTCGCAGCCATGCTGCGCCGCGGTCCGGCCACCGGACTGCCGGCGCATCCTGTCCGGCCGGAGGATATTACAACACCTGACTGGAACCGTGCCCGCGGCAGCAGCAGCCGTCTGGAAGCCACAGTGATGCATGTGGACAGATTCGGCAATCTCCTGCTTAATGCCTCAGCGGAGCAATGGCTGCCGGTGGTGGACGCATGGCAGAAGCGCACCGGTTCAGCCGCCGGGGTGGTTATGCGGCACGAAAATCACCCCCCTGTCATGCTGCATGTGGTAGAGACCTACGCGCTGTTGCCGCACCTGACCGACTCTGTACCGGCCCGTGTAACAGTATCGGACAGAGTAACAGTATCGAACAGAGTAACAGCATCAAACGGAGTAACAGTATCGGCCGGATCGCCCGCGGGACTGCTGGCGTCCAGTCAGGGCTATCTTGAAATCGCCTGCAACTGCCGGCCTGCATCGCAGGTGCTCGGTCTGCGTACCGGCAGCAACATCATACTCACCCCTGCGGAGAACTCCCATGCCTGA
- the thiD gene encoding bifunctional hydroxymethylpyrimidine kinase/phosphomethylpyrimidine kinase — MSETPCVLTIAGSDSGGGAGIQADLKTMTVLGGFGMSVITALTAQNGLGVTGIHAPDADFVRLQLETVLEGFPVRAAKTGMLFSAPIIEAVADVLEALPQEARFPLVVDPVCVSQSGHRLLQEDAVEALKKRMLPLAYLLTPNRPEAELLAGMAVETKEDVAEAIRRLLDMGPRAVLLKGGHFEGTDTLIDWLGLPNREPVSMPQTKVDTPNNHGTGCTLSAAIATMLAKGHVLDRAILKAQQYLNLCLRESYAPGKGFGPPNHAAVVAGTLLQD; from the coding sequence ATGTCTGAGACTCCGTGTGTTCTTACCATTGCCGGTTCCGATTCCGGCGGCGGGGCCGGAATTCAGGCCGACCTGAAGACCATGACGGTGCTGGGCGGCTTCGGCATGAGTGTCATTACAGCGCTTACCGCGCAGAACGGTCTGGGTGTCACCGGCATTCATGCCCCCGATGCTGATTTTGTACGCCTGCAGCTGGAAACGGTGCTGGAAGGCTTTCCCGTGCGCGCTGCAAAGACCGGCATGCTTTTTTCTGCGCCTATTATCGAGGCTGTGGCCGATGTGCTGGAAGCTTTGCCGCAGGAGGCACGTTTTCCTCTGGTGGTGGACCCTGTGTGCGTGAGCCAGAGCGGACACCGTCTGCTGCAGGAGGATGCAGTGGAGGCGCTGAAAAAACGCATGCTGCCGCTGGCCTATCTGCTGACGCCCAACCGGCCCGAGGCCGAGCTGCTGGCCGGTATGGCGGTGGAGACCAAAGAAGATGTGGCAGAGGCTATCCGCCGTCTGCTGGATATGGGGCCGCGTGCCGTGCTGCTCAAGGGCGGCCACTTTGAGGGCACCGACACCCTGATCGACTGGCTGGGGCTGCCCAACAGAGAGCCTGTGTCCATGCCGCAGACAAAGGTTGATACGCCCAACAACCACGGAACAGGTTGCACGCTTTCGGCTGCCATCGCCACTATGCTGGCAAAGGGGCATGTGCTCGACAGGGCCATTCTGAAAGCCCAGCAGTATCTCAACCTCTGCCTGCGTGAAAGCTATGCCCCCGGTAAGGGGTTCGGACCGCCCAATCATGCGGCAGTTGTTGCGGGAACACTGTTGCAGGACTGA